Genomic DNA from Enoplosus armatus isolate fEnoArm2 chromosome 7, fEnoArm2.hap1, whole genome shotgun sequence:
tctggtgCGGCGCAATACAAGTCCCAGAATACACTGTGGACAAGACAGGTCatgaagcaaacaaaaaccacacagacaACCCCTGGACATGTTTACAGGGAGGCGAAAATATCATCTCTTACCACCACCAGGAATGTAGGAATCCAGGGGGTTCTCCGAGTGTTATGTTTTTCTCCCATCGGATCTGGAAAAGGGGAATTTCAATAATTTTCCATGGATgtcaattaaaaacatttcaatattgTTGCTCCTAAAAAGAGCACAAgcaatacatttacataaaaattaggtatttgaaaataaaaaaagacattgatGATTTAACTTTTTCCCCAAATTCCACACACCTCTGATAAAAAGGTCTGTGCAGACTTCTGTGCTCCTATGTGCAACAAATACTCGTATACGTATAGAGCCAacctgtgtgaaaaaaaaaaaaaaattttaggTTTAATTCAACAAACATGACCAACAGGCAAAAAATAAACGTCAAGCAGCATGTTATATCTTCTTCAACGGGCACACTGAGTGACTAGAGTCGGGTACAGGCCCTCTGAACAATGGCTGCCAAATAGCCTAtgccaaaaaaatgaaatggggACTGTGTAACCAAGCCAAAACCTGGTTAAGATTCACGATAATGAGAAGGTTAAGAGAAAGTGCTAAAGCAACAGTGTAATTTAACGTCGTGATGTGAAacgtaaaaaaaacacaccaccagCCTGCTGTGTATTAGCTAGGTACAGTATCCTGGTGGCACTGATGGGgctgaaggaaataaaaacgCAGCATATCCAGAGCgcaacagagaaaacaatgtACTGTGAGGCAAGGCGATGTTATTGTTTTCTCCTCCCCGTGCTCTCGGCTGAATAACCGCAAAAATATGAGGCAACCGCCGGttgaaaacacaaccaaactgAACTCGGAATCGGCGGGTACGGGTTTAAAGAGACGGCAATAAGCCAAAGGTAGCAGACACACCACTCGGGGAAGGAATGGCGAGCAGACAAGGCGGTTCATTCAATTCCATTCTCGGTAGGAGGAAATCGCCTCTTGCTGTTAGCCTGTCCAGCGAACaacagagagcgagagggaaaAACTTACGaggcaaaaaacacacaataataaacGTTTCTGAGCTTACTTTTCTCGTGCTTGGCCGTCCGACGGCACCGGGGTGCCTTTGCCTTTGGGGAACATTGTTTTGTGTGGGAGGACGCCcgccttctctttctttttttcgcTATTTCATCTGTCAGATCATCGCTGCCGCGACCCTCTCGCACTCCAACCGCACTCCTCCTCAACCCGACGACTCAACCGAGCCTGGTCCGGGGGGAAGAGGCGGGGCCAGGCCTGACTGATGCTGCCGACAGCCAATGGGAGCGCGCCGTTGGCCTTAAGGTCTGCCTTTTCGTGCtttcagtttgatgttttgaCGTTGATAGCTGCGATATCAATGAGCGTAATTTAATGAAGAAATTAATATTTCCCATGTAATTGTTTGCTTGACTTGATTCTGACCTATGCAGTGTAAATAAACTACTCTGGTAATTAAcagaattgtgttttttttctttccaaaacaatgaaatatattgatatattgaaAAGTATCTATAATCGAAGAATATTTCTAATATTAAAGAATTGTGATCTAAGACTCCAACTCCAAAATATGGAGCGGCTTTTTTTTACCATCTAATTGGAGGTTAAAGGCAAaattttgtttcctttgaccctccattttgattatttaactttttaacagTATTCATTTTATTAGTTATATTCAGGCCCCAAAAAGGGccctttatttttatattctatgGGCTTTTAAGTGTATTAATTATCAGCAACTTATAGGGCGAACAATTAAGTTTTGCCTCATCAGAACCAAAGAAATGGTGATGATTTGGAAGCCAATAAGCAAATATATATGCCCTAAAATACATAGCAAATCAATAAAAAGTAGCCTACTCTTAAAAGGCTGGGTTCCTCAGAAGAGATTTTGTTGGTTCTCCTTATTATAAAAATTTCAAGGGTTTAATTACCTTTCAAAGGTCACTTGAGTATGGAGGCGGTTAAAAATTGTCTTCATATTGAGgcttggttaaaaaaaatacacctcaCTGTTTACAGTTTTTCTAGTTTCCATAAAATAGAGTTTGTGTCGTTGTGAAGTGTATGGACGACATGATCCACACTCAAACATCCCTCCTAATTGTACATTGAATGAAGCAGACCATTAAACATGAGGTCAGGTAAAGTTCCACCTTAAAAATGTGGACGTAACCGTAACCACTACAGGGGatggtctctctctccctccctctctctccctccctccagtgGTGAAACCCTTTAATAAAGCCgtggcgtgtgtgtgcatgtgtgtgttcagtaagtTGTTGAGAAATGGGTGAAATGAACAGAGCCACGGTCCGGGTCGCAGACTGCAGTTTCTCAGCCGATGTTAATGTTTTGTAGCCGACGTTCATTGACACTTGAAGAACTTCCACCACCAGCAGTAACTTTTAAACCGGGTAAGccattttatttagtttgttttcagcgtgaaatacgtgtgtgtgtgtgtgtgtgttaaccgGTGACGACTCGTGTTGCAGAACAAATATCAGGCTTTAATACCGCTGACTCTTTCTTATTCTCTTGCCACAGAAGTCCTCGGTGAATGTCTCATTTCTCTTGAAGTCAATGCAAAGGTCACTGCAGCTCCTGTCAAATAACAGGAAAGACAGGTGACCACTGCGCCCCACTGGAGCACACGTTGTGGTCAAACACTTCTATCCCAACAAATAGTTTCCATGAATACCCCATTCAGCGACTTGCCTTAAAATAGTTTGTACGTGCCTTGAATTAGTTTCTGCGTCAGCTTGATTAAAACTGCTCCAAAAAGACAAGCCCCAGCCTGcaatttaataaaaagaaattgcatGTAGAATTGCATTCATTGATAGCAGAGAAGCAGCGACATCAAATGCTTCATTACATAAGTAGGCAGCTCAGGTTTTCCCTGATCCTTGAGTGAGGGGAGAAATGTTGAGCAAGTCCTCAGAGGACAAATTTGAGTTGCAGATTATTTAAAGCGTCTTATGTTGCAGCACTGGTCCAAACTGACTGTGCAGTTTTCAGATTTAGTACTGAACAAAAATGTAGGCATGTCGACGTTGcaagtgtctgtctgttggtagTGGTGCTTCTGACTCAACTCTTAAGTTACTGTTAGTGAGACCCCTTAACCACAAAATGGATAGTTTATGTGGGACTAAAGTGTCCCTGAATGAATTCCAAACAGATCTGACTTCCATCAACTATCTATCACAACTGATGGAGCTATTGttgctttcatctttttttgtggggggaGAGGGTTCAAAATGATATTGTTTTAGgataccaaaatgtaaaaatgaagtGTGTGCTTTTCTTAACCATTATGATTAAAATGGAGACCTGGAACTGGTGTTTTTACATCAGGACATGTTTGATGCCAAAAAGGCCCCTGTTTTACTCCTTAGTTTACAACCTCATTGATCTAAGCACATTTTGACAGCATCAGAACacattggggtttttttctcagtgtgagTCCAAATCAAAGTGGACCATGTCCTGGTTCTGTTGTAACACATGTTGTCCTGTGTTTCCTGTCGTCTCTGTAGTTGTGAGTTATGATGTCAGAGTGGAAACACGCAGACACTATGCTGGACCCTCTGTTCATTCAGGAGAGTGAGGAAGTGTACAGAAACCCCACTGAAGTGAAGATGAGTCAGATTGTGCTGCCATGCCATGCCAACCACTGTGGAGAACTGAGTGTTGGACAGCTGCTGAAGTGGATGGACTCCACAGCCTGCTTGTCTGGTAGGCAAACATCAGACAACCTCTCACTTTTACTGTATAAGACAAATTGTTACTTTCAAACTCTAGTTTTCTTACAGCATGTAACTCATGATATAATAACCGCTCACCAGGAGACCATATGGCTTTAAACTCTGAGCATGCACCATGCTAAGAGTATCCCATCATGTCCACTGAGGTGTTCTAGCAGGAAATAGTGGACATGCAGCATAAATTTAATtctgataatgtgtgtgtggtgcccTTTGTTTTGTAATGGAAATCACTACACAGCATTTTACTTGTAGATTTTGGTGCATTGcatctttcagtttttaaacTTTTAGTCATTCAGAGCAGgatccccccacacacacttcacttcatattcacacatacacactctcacctAGAAGCAGCCCAGTGCAactacttttgttttctgtcaaacgGCTGTCTCCAAGGTCAAGAGTGAGTACTTTGTTCAGATTATGTTCAGAAGTTTCATACAAGGAGTGAGCGATACAGATAATATCTTCAACCACGTTacatgaaatgttgtattttctgtattcaTATACATCAATCAATACATCAACAATATAGTATAATTTTCTAGAAAATCTATTGAGGAACTGTTTAAGGCACttcatcacatacagtatataaaagtCCAATATTTCCTAATTAATCCATAAACATTAAAGAGATAGCTACCACAGCATAAATGGAATAGAGAAATCAGTGGCCGATGACAAATTTATAACACTTAGGCATTAATATATTCTGGTGCTGTATAGACCAATCAATTGCATTGAAATTTGAAACAGGTCTGAAGTCTTTCTGTGTGATAGATTATTTCTGCCTTCTGCTTTCACTAAATATCTGTGTGATCTGTCCTCTCCCAGCTGAGAGACATGCAGGTTGTTCCTGTATCACTGCATCTGTGGACGACATCCATTTTGAACACACCATAGGGTAAGGTATTAACCTTAATGCTGCTCTACCCAGGTGTATCTCCAACTGAGTAGCAGAGACAGACTGCACTGCATGCATTGACTGTAGGGGAGAACAAAAGGGATCATACGAAGTCagacaaaatgtcttttgtagTCAACTTTCACCAAAGCTGGAAGAGGAATGCTACTAAAAAGTCAGTTTTCTGTTACTAAACGTTGGGAAAAATACTAGCAAAACCACtgaaatcaatcatcaaaatcacgctaaaaaaacactcaaaattcattaatttaaataatgaattacttCAAATAATATTAGCTGCTAAATGGAAGTTACAGGCAGAGAAAGGTGGAGACTGACGAACAAGCTTGTCTTGACACTAACTGAATATTATGTCTCACAGTAGAGAGGTTCAGATTGTGTTGGTACTATAATCACTGTTCCATGTTGATAGTAAAGAGAAGCATCTGTGTCTGTCTACTCCAGGGTGGGAAAGGTAGTCAACATCATAGCTAATGTCAACAGAGCATTCACATCCAGTATGGAGGTTGGtggacattgtttttttgttttttttaattcagcattagtgaacattcattttatgtcagaaaaatgaatgttgtgATTCTGTTCATTTCAGGTGGGTATATTGGTGACTTGTGAAGACCTTTACACTGGCAGGCAGTGGAAGGTTTGCCATGCCTTTGCTACCTTTGTTGCCAGACGAACTGAAGCTGGGAAGGTAAGAGACAATAACCAAGAGACACACAACCATTTTTACTAAAGCTGGTTTAACACCGCCTGGATTTATGTGCGTTATGCATGGACAGGTACAGCTGAAGCAGGTGATGCCTCGCACACAAATGGAGCAGATGGAGTACAGCCTGGCAGCAGAGCGGAGGAGGATGAGGCTCATCCATGCTGAGATCATTACAGACCTactgagcagcagcacagctcaACTGGGTACAGGCTGTAGACATAAGGCTTTGTAACACAGCACTTGGCTACGCGTCTGCACAATCTGATTGACTAaagttctgtgtttttgtgctctCACTAGGAGAATGCCAGGAGTATCAGGACGCTGTGCCAGCCGAGCGGACGCGAGTGGAGAGTGTGGAGCTGGTGCTACCGCCACACGCCAACCATCAAGTCAGCACCTTTGGGGGCCAGATTATGGCCTGGATGGAGAATGTGGCTACAATTGCAGCAAGGTATGTGTCTCgtttttcagtgttattttgGGATTCAACTAGCTTTAAAGAATTTTGAGATTTTCtgagaaatatgcttttttgcTTCCTtgctgagttagatgagaaaatctaTACCACTCTCATTCATCACTGCCCATTATACATTTAGCTACactcagttagcttagcttagcatgaagactggaaatagagggagagagctagcacaaatccacctaccagcacttctaaagctcaccgATCAACATATTATATTTTGCTTGTGTGATTGTGAAGTTGTGGTTTTTAGTTACGTGCAGGACTGTTTCTTGCCcagctgcattgattttgtgGAGTTTTGGCTTCTCTATGAAGTTGCCAGTAAACCAccggagactccaggaagtcactgcacctgggccaagaaataaaacaccactaatagtcttttttttatgcttcaGTATtcgtacagattaaacaaacaaggtaaAACATGgtaataagtgagctttagagatgctggtaggtgggttttttgttacctttggacagagctaggctagctgtctttatgctaagctaatacAACTGGcactggcagtagcttcatatttaacagatatGTGAGTGGTTCTCATAACTCTCATcaggaaaacaaagcacattCCTTGTCATTCCAAATCATTGCTAGTTTGCCGAGAGGTTATTTGTAATGAGGCCAAGTTtcaaaacaggaacacacaagACAAACTACAAACACcttcctcttttgttcttcATATTTTAATCTAGTCGCTTATGTAACGCTCACCCAACCCTGAGGACCATAGATATGTTCCACTTTCGTGGCCCGTCTCATATTGGGGACCGACTGGTACTGAAAGCCATTGTCAACAATTCCTTCAAACAAAGGTGAGTCCACATATGATGATGAATGGCCAATAACTCTCAACTCGTCTAATAAATGTCAGCAGTGTATCTCTATGGTTTAAACGTTCACAGTGTAAGTGTGTTTATactatacgtgtgtgtgtgtgtgtgtgtgtgtgtgtgtgtgtgtgggtgtgggtgtgtgtgtgtcttctgtgaACTCACGTGCCTGCATACATGGTGCGCTCTAGCATGGAGGTGGGAGTGTGTGCCGAGGCCTACCAGGGTGGAGAACCTCTGCGTCATATAAATAGTGCTTTTATGACCTTTGAGGTGCTGGACAGTGACAGGAAACCAAGCACGCTGCCACGGATACGACCTGAGCCTGTGGTGAGTTTTCTAAACGTCCTGTCGCTGCCTGAGATGTGCACAATTTACAGTGAAGTATAGAGCCAGAAAAAACGACAAGCATCCTCCCTTGTTTTACAGGATGGAAAAAGACGTTATCAAGAAGCTATTGCCAGAAAGAAGATTCGCCTTGATAGGTTAGTATCTCCCCTTCTTTGTACAGCCTGCTGATATAACAGAGGGCTGACATGGTTTATTGCAgatatgtatattgttttcagtgtaaaaggTGGTCCATATGCAAAAAgtctatttctatttcaaacAGACTTATGTCGTTGAAGAAGTAGTTTTGTTCCAACTGTAAGTGTTGCTGAGTGCAACTGGACAAGTTCACAAAATATTGTAATACTTATAATACCAGCAGTACACCACAAACCAACGTTGTATGCAAGATGAATAATCATAATCCATTACAGAACCAACgaatacataaaaaaatgtgtagTACATAATGCAGTGTAAAGCACTGGAAGTAATACAGAAAACGGTGTCGTCATGGCTTCGTTTGTCCAGCGTCGTTCTACAGAAGCCATTGTTCAGTACTCTGCTGCACATGACTTGGCAGAGCAGCGTATCACAGCTGAGCAGACTTTAGTGCCGAGTCTGTCAAACATAATAAGTTCATTGTTCAACTGTAAAATACCCGGCCTCCAGTATAATCTTCACTCCACTGTTTGATAACCAAATGTGTTGGATCATTTCTAGAACGAAAAGGTTCGTATTGGTCAGGTTCTCAGATCTTTCTTTCATCCCTGAATGTAAACCACCGTGCCCCTATGTGTTTACAGGAAATACATTATCTCCTGCAAGCAAACTGAAGTGCCTCTGTCTGTGCCGTGGGATCCAAGTAACCAGGTATTGCAATCTCTGGCAAACAGAGGCACACGTGCTCAGTAAGGCTTATTAGATATTGCCACTGTGTTCAAGAGTTCAGACGGCCCTTTGTTTTTCAGATGTACCTGAGCTACAATAATGTATCAGCGCTGAAACTAATGGATACCAGAAACAACTGGGTATTAACTTCTGAGAAAAACAAGGTCAGTATTGCTTGTATTATCATCCAGGATATGGCTCGTTAAGCAGTTGCAGCTGTTGTGATTCCACCATGCATTCTGATCTGTATTATTTCGGACAAGCTGCGTGGTCACAGTGGCTCTCCTGGAAGCTGGCCAATATTGCTTCAATTAAACTGTGGACTAATAAGTCAGAAAACGTCATCTACAGCTGAAACTTTAAACTCACTTGTGCACCACCCCTCTCCAAAAGTAATATTCTGAGATTTAGATAACAGGACTGGATATAGTCGTCCTCAAAATATGTATAATTACCATATTTATAATCTTTCATGCAGCCACCAGTTAATGTGGCAGTTTTGACAGCAGTTAAACTTGATGTGCGCACATTGAAATACCCAGAACGAATCCTCTTTATACACATAGAGCCCGCCTCCTCTTTGCTCCGTTCTTAGGTCAGACTGTACACACTGGAGGAAAACCACATGCTGTGTTTCAAGGTGGAGATGCACGTCAGCGTACCGGCAGAGCAGACGTTCCACCTCCTGTCAgacctgaggaggagaaaggagtgGGACCGGCACTATGAGTCAGTAACGTacatatttttggcatttagCGTCATCTGGCGCACAGCAACTGACAGTCAGTGCAACAGCAGAATAAGCTTAGAGGataattctgatgttattctttttcttattgtcaacaaatcttaTAAAAAGCACTAAAACCAACATATGTTTGAGTCTGCCTCTCAAGAcctgacttccctaccctgtctgtggcactgggggactattttcagccgtggaTTAATACACCCTTGGTGCTTTAGGGAGCATTTACAGCAGCATGAAAGTATGTGTAggactgactcaaaataatCTACAGTGCCCGtattcatggtaatgaagggaCATGTCACCCGCTGCAACGGTGTGGTTCATTTCTCATAATGGAGGTCTGTGGCTCAGAGGAATAAGGAtaaattaattgttggttttggtctttttcattGGGTTTGTTGACCACaggagaaatataaaatatcaccagTCTTAACCTTTAAGTTCTCCCGTTGTTCATTACACCAAccaatgaaacaaagaaatggtCATGGAACTACTTATTTGACTTCATTCTACATCTTTGATATCTTTATTTTATCACATGCTCATTCCTTTGTGCTTTGCTGCAGGGAGTGTGAGGTGATCAACCAAGCGGATGAGGAAGACACTCTTTATCGCGTAGCTGCACCGTCTGTCGGTAAAGGGGGCAAAGGCAAGGACTTTATCTTGCTGGCGTCCAGGAGGAAGCCATGTGATGCCAGGTGTTGTAACATACTACATAATAAACACTCAACcttccacattttgtttgtcgctgctgtatttcttcattttgacTATCCAATATGTATTTCCTATTCCACCCtttcattatatttttcatGCTGCTTGCTCTTTCATAAGGTCCCATGACGCTATCCTCTTTTGTCCCTCTCAGGGACCCATATCTGATCGCTCTGCGTTCTGTCACTTTGCCCACTCACCCTCCCACTGAGGACTACACCAGGGGAGAGGTGCTCTGTGCTGGCTTCACAATCTGGGAGGAGTCCAGTACTGTCACCAAGGTTGGCCAAATGACAGGGACACGCAGTTCGGCATACACACTTGCTATGAGCACATTGCTGCAACCTAACAATTCACAACTGCAAAACTAAAGCAAAGTAATTACAAGATGCAGTGGTTTACTTCTCCACATCTGACCTGATGTGCTTCGTTTCAGATCACCTACTACAACCAGGCCACACCGGGTGTCCTCCCCTACATCTCCACAGACATCGCTGGCCTCTCCTCCAGCTTTTACAGTGCCTTTTCTGCCTGTAGCCACTTCCTGGAGGCCAACAAGGACAGCCTGGCGGCTCTGCCACCCTCGGCACTGTGACACAACAGTGCTGCCATGGCCTCCCTATAAGAGGAGCAGTAGCATCGATAGGAGGGATTAGAATCATCTCTCCGACTTCAACCCATTTCACCTCTGTTGTGGAGGTGCTGTGCTTTTGAAAAAGCCATAGCTGAATGTAAGTGTCCCACCCTGAGATTACAGACATCTTTGCAATGgctttgtagtttttttttaaacctcagTTCTCACAGTATGACTCTTTATAAAGGATAAAGAAATGCACTGTATAGGTGGACTTGCTACATGTTTTCAGCAAGATTAATAGGTATGAAGCAAGAGTGCACAATGTTTCTGAGTCTCTCTTGGATTTTAAGCCTCTTACGTTTTATTAGAGTCACTATATTATTGAAAACGTTCTGTGCTATACTAATTTATTCATCAATGAATTTTGGTACATATGTTTAAGAATTTAACACAATCTATTATCTTCAGACAGCCATGTTTTTAATGGTATTGCcagtctttccagaaacaaacTTGAGGATAAAACTAGTCTAAGCTGAAATGTTTATAGTTTATTTTCTACCTcctaaataaagtttttaaacCATTTTGATTAAGTGAGCCAAGATGTACATTTAGTGTGTAatgatgctgtttttattttgagacAACAATGTATACTTTGAGAGCACGACCCTTGCACTGATTGTGTAATATGTTGGCACTCAATGGCCGAGTATCTCACATGACGAGTTGTTTTCTTGATTGAActgaaacaataaacacagtagACCAGTggattatgctcatttcagctgttGTGTTGGtcttcacctccctcacccTGCATTCCTACCATTCCTTAACCATTTTtttatgaagaaagaaagaaaggaaaacacagctTGCCGTTGTGTCCTACTTGTGATTATAGTGTTGTGATAGGTGCACAGGCGAGCAGAAGAGTCTAAGTGAAACACTAagcctctgctgcctctggCAGGGGTATAAAGCTGTTGGTAGCTCTGCTTGCTTTCCAGCTATTGTGTTTTCTCAATGATCATCCTGTTATGCTCACACCGCTTCCCGGGGAGAACAAGAGCATAAAGCAAATGCATCtgtaatgaaaaatgtaatgtatgtaatcATCAGTATAGtgtgaaacaatgaaatactGTCATACGCGAACCAGCCAGCATCCCTGGATGACTGTGTTATGTGTCTTGTGTCTTGGCCTGCAGCTTGAGGCTCAGTGCCAGTTCACACCACTCAGCAGGTCAATGAACAGCATCTGATGTGTGCTATTCTCGTGAAAGGCCTCGGTCAGTTCTCAAACAAGGCTAAGGAAGTACATTTCAaaattttacataaaatatagTATTTCTTGTACCTTTTGTGAACATATCCTATGGTTGAATGTTTGAGCTTcgctgtgcagaatgatgtatgtgcagagtttgacactagaaggctgttttcacattcatctgctgaaagtggaaagtttctctgtgctcattgaaaatctgattttaagcAGTGGGGTGTACGAGCATTATTTGTGACTTCACAAATAGTTTGTAAGCCATTCCTGGTCCAATTTACAACTTATACAAGTGTGATGTagaaacttgaagcctccagtgcacatacactgagaatggaggagacatcttgtgtccagcaggaaaactttgcatattcatagattctggaatTTTTAATGCACTAGAAGTAGTAGATTCCCTTTTCAGGATTTTAATGTGgtaattatacttttttttgtgggaaaaaacacatcagacacatATTATTGTTACAAGCAGactatttgtatatatgttttaatacatgtctagaggggatctttaaatgtataattttttaCTATGATAATCCAGATGATGGGGCTCTTGAATATCtgattaatttcattattcTATATGCAAAGttttaaagaaagaagagacagaacaTTTCTAAATCACTACCTAAGATCTCACCTTTTCTCCAAGAACTGAATTATCTACTTAAACCACTCAGtttattaaacaataaaaaagtaataagCTTTTGAAACATTATGGAACTTTATGACtgaaacagatttttattttaatgttattgcCTTAATGTTGTCATTCATGTTCTTCATTGTGTCATTTATATTTGATTGGTATTTGCTGCTATTTATGCTTTTGTTGGATAAATACAAACGTGCAGTTCATGCAGTTCAACCCTCACCACGCGCTCCGTTCACTCCCCGCCTACGTTGTAAACACAAGTAACCACGTGACGCTACCCGGAAGTTAGAGACGGTCTGCAAACAGAAAGGTCTGCTACGCTGTAACTGAACAGCGAGTTTTTCTGACACTACAGCGAGTGTATTTAATCGACAGTATGAGTCAGGAATATATCACAAAGTTACAAACTGCAACAAGAGAAAAACTCCGAAAATTCAACTCTCTGCGTGGtgagtttgacatttgatgCGTCTGACTAACTGTAGTTCAGTGAGTGAAAGTATGTTTCCCATCCCCTCCAATatttagcaaaaaaaacaaacaaacatttttattctccATGCGAAGTGGGTATGTCATAATAACTAGCTGCTATCTTCTTCCCTGAAGACCGGGAGGTGCAGCCTGGTGAGTTTTGGGATGTGGTGGTTGTGACGGCTGTGgatcagagtcagagagaagcgTACGAGCTGCAGATCAGTGAGAAAGTTGACAGAAAAGAGCTTCCTCTTGGACTTCAGTACAAGGTCTTCTCAGATCCACCTGGGTCTAAAATAGGTGAGCGAGCCAGACAGCACTCCATTTACATTTAACTGccctttgtttgttgttgttgttgttattaatttGACCTTGTGTTTTAAGGGAATGGGGGCTCCACTCTGTAcgcactgcagcagctgagtgaCATCTATGGGAAGACTCTGGGCAGCATGAGAGTCATCCTGATCCATGCAGGTTTGAcagttttgttgctgttaatgacaaataaattatttcttcCACTGATTTTCCTCCAATGCATGCTGGTAGGGTTGCAACTGTTTTCATATTGATTGCCTAATATGGCCCGATACATCG
This window encodes:
- the acot11b gene encoding acyl-coenzyme A thioesterase 11b, with translation MMSEWKHADTMLDPLFIQESEEVYRNPTEVKMSQIVLPCHANHCGELSVGQLLKWMDSTACLSAERHAGCSCITASVDDIHFEHTIGVGKVVNIIANVNRAFTSSMEVGILVTCEDLYTGRQWKVCHAFATFVARRTEAGKVQLKQVMPRTQMEQMEYSLAAERRRMRLIHAEIITDLLSSSTAQLGECQEYQDAVPAERTRVESVELVLPPHANHQVSTFGGQIMAWMENVATIAASRLCNAHPTLRTIDMFHFRGPSHIGDRLVLKAIVNNSFKQSMEVGVCAEAYQGGEPLRHINSAFMTFEVLDSDRKPSTLPRIRPEPVDGKRRYQEAIARKKIRLDRKYIISCKQTEVPLSVPWDPSNQMYLSYNNVSALKLMDTRNNWVLTSEKNKVRLYTLEENHMLCFKVEMHVSVPAEQTFHLLSDLRRRKEWDRHYEECEVINQADEEDTLYRVAAPSVGKGGKGKDFILLASRRKPCDARDPYLIALRSVTLPTHPPTEDYTRGEVLCAGFTIWEESSTVTKITYYNQATPGVLPYISTDIAGLSSSFYSAFSACSHFLEANKDSLAALPPSAL